One genomic window of Aquisalimonas sp. 2447 includes the following:
- a CDS encoding DegQ family serine endoprotease produces MRQLARQYFFMVLCGLVLVAVAGMAKADASRSLPHFTGLVEENSPAVVNISSTQSRERGSGPGEFGDLPEDHPFREFFERFQGDPGEGMPGPFDSESLGSGFIVSSDGDIITNYHVVQNADEVVVKLSDRRQFTAEVIGYDEQSDLALLNIDAEDLPTVRIGSSADLSVGEWVLAIGSPFGFEHSVTAGIVSAKQRSLPQDNYVPFIQTDVAINPGNSGGPLFNLDGEVVGINSHIYSRSGGFMGLSFAIPIELAMDVVDQLRTEGRVARGWLGVLIQDVDRDLAESFGMDRPHGALVAQVTPDSPAEAGGLEAGDVIVRFEGREIGTSSDLPPMVGRMRADSEVTVEVIRDGERREISIVLGELPDDMAQRQQPEAPEPEEPEQHEQFFGMELRDLTEDEREERGIRQGGVLVEGVSAGPAQAAGIRSGDVITMLDQQRVDSMETFQDIAGGLEGDRVVPVLLLRNGSPRFLPLRLPESE; encoded by the coding sequence ATGCGACAGTTGGCAAGGCAGTACTTTTTCATGGTTCTGTGCGGCCTGGTTCTGGTGGCCGTCGCAGGTATGGCAAAGGCGGATGCCAGCCGTAGCCTGCCTCACTTCACCGGCCTGGTGGAGGAGAACAGCCCGGCCGTGGTGAACATCAGCTCCACACAGAGTCGCGAGCGTGGGAGTGGTCCCGGCGAATTCGGTGACCTGCCCGAGGACCATCCGTTTCGCGAGTTCTTTGAGCGCTTCCAGGGTGACCCTGGAGAAGGCATGCCCGGGCCCTTCGATTCCGAATCCCTGGGCTCCGGCTTCATCGTCTCCAGCGACGGCGACATCATCACCAACTACCACGTTGTTCAGAACGCCGACGAGGTGGTGGTGAAGCTCAGTGACCGGCGGCAGTTCACTGCCGAAGTGATCGGCTACGACGAGCAGAGCGATCTGGCTCTGCTGAACATCGATGCCGAGGATCTGCCGACGGTGCGCATCGGCTCATCGGCGGATCTGTCCGTGGGGGAGTGGGTGCTTGCCATCGGCTCGCCCTTCGGTTTCGAGCATTCCGTGACGGCGGGAATTGTCAGCGCTAAACAGCGCAGCCTGCCGCAGGACAACTATGTTCCGTTCATCCAGACCGACGTTGCCATCAACCCGGGTAACTCCGGTGGTCCATTGTTCAATCTGGATGGCGAAGTCGTGGGCATCAATTCCCACATCTACAGCCGCAGTGGCGGGTTCATGGGGCTGTCCTTCGCGATCCCCATAGAACTGGCCATGGACGTGGTGGACCAGCTGCGCACCGAGGGCCGTGTGGCTCGTGGATGGCTGGGCGTATTGATCCAGGATGTGGATCGTGACCTGGCGGAGTCCTTCGGCATGGATCGCCCCCACGGGGCGCTGGTGGCCCAGGTGACGCCGGACAGCCCCGCTGAAGCCGGGGGGCTGGAGGCAGGCGATGTCATCGTGCGCTTCGAAGGTCGCGAGATCGGCACTTCGTCGGATCTGCCGCCCATGGTCGGGCGAATGCGGGCCGACAGTGAAGTGACGGTGGAGGTCATCCGTGACGGCGAGCGCCGCGAGATCAGCATCGTCCTGGGTGAGCTTCCCGATGACATGGCCCAGCGCCAGCAGCCGGAGGCTCCTGAACCGGAAGAACCGGAGCAGCACGAGCAGTTCTTCGGCATGGAGCTTCGGGATTTGACCGAGGATGAGCGCGAAGAGCGTGGCATTCGCCAGGGTGGCGTGCTGGTGGAAGGTGTTTCCGCCGGGCCGGCCCAGGCCGCCGGGATTCGGAGCGGAGACGTGATCACCATGCTGGATCAGCAGCGGGTCGACTCCATGGAGACATTCCAGGACATTGCCGGCGGGCTGGAAGGCGATCGCGTGGTCCCCGTGCTGTTGCTGCGCAACGGTTCACCGCGGTTCCTTCCACTGCGCCTGCCCGAAAGCGAGTAA
- the lepA gene encoding translation elongation factor 4, whose translation MKHIRNFSIIAHIDHGKSTLADRLIERCGALTGREMSEQVLDSMDLERERGITIKAQSVALEYNAKDGNTYQLSIIDTPGHVDFSYEVSRSLAACDGALLVVDASQGVEAQSVANCYTAVDEGLEILPVLNKIDLPSADPAEVLQQIEEIIGLETDNALMISAKTGQGIDELLEAIVEHVPAPKGNPEQPLKALIMDSWFDNYLGVVCLVRVFNGRIQVGEKIQVWSTGREFQVDQLGMFTPKKTPLKGLETGEVGYVVAGIKDIDGAPVGDTLTHKHAPCAERVPGFKVVQPRVFAGMFPISSEDYEAFRDALSKLRLNDASLQYEPENSAALGFGFRCGFLGMLHMEIVQERLEREYNLDLITTAPTVVYEVQTTDGEVHNISNPAALPPIHEIEEIREPIILASILVPQDYVGNVIALCEEKRGKQRDMQFVGNQISLTYELPLSEVVLDFFDRLKSASRGFASFDYDLARFQPENLVRLDVLINGDRVDALALIVHRDHAHRRGRELTDRLRELIPRQMFEVAIQAAVGNHIVARSTVKAMRKNVTAKCYGGDITRKRKLLEKQKAGKKRMKQVGKVEIPQEAFLSVLQVNNND comes from the coding sequence ATGAAACACATACGTAATTTCTCCATCATCGCGCATATCGATCACGGTAAATCCACCCTGGCGGACCGGCTGATCGAACGCTGCGGTGCCTTGACCGGCAGGGAAATGTCGGAGCAGGTGCTGGACTCCATGGATCTGGAGCGCGAGCGCGGCATTACCATCAAGGCCCAGAGCGTGGCGCTGGAGTACAACGCGAAAGACGGCAATACCTATCAGCTGAGCATCATCGACACCCCCGGCCACGTGGACTTCTCCTATGAGGTCTCCCGGTCGCTGGCGGCCTGCGACGGCGCACTGCTGGTCGTCGATGCTTCCCAGGGGGTCGAGGCCCAGAGCGTCGCCAACTGCTATACGGCTGTCGACGAGGGACTCGAAATTCTGCCGGTGCTGAACAAGATCGATCTCCCCTCAGCGGATCCCGCAGAAGTGCTGCAGCAGATCGAAGAGATCATCGGCCTGGAGACAGACAATGCGCTGATGATCAGCGCCAAGACGGGGCAGGGGATCGACGAACTGCTGGAGGCCATTGTCGAGCATGTGCCGGCGCCCAAGGGCAACCCGGAGCAGCCCCTGAAGGCGCTGATCATGGACTCCTGGTTTGATAACTATCTGGGCGTGGTCTGCCTGGTGCGGGTGTTCAACGGCCGCATCCAGGTGGGCGAGAAGATTCAGGTGTGGTCCACCGGGCGTGAGTTCCAGGTGGATCAGCTGGGGATGTTCACGCCCAAGAAGACGCCGCTGAAGGGGCTTGAGACCGGCGAGGTGGGTTACGTCGTTGCCGGTATCAAGGACATTGACGGTGCCCCGGTGGGCGACACCCTGACGCACAAGCATGCCCCCTGTGCAGAGCGGGTGCCGGGGTTCAAGGTGGTGCAGCCGCGGGTGTTCGCAGGCATGTTTCCCATCAGTTCCGAGGACTACGAGGCGTTCCGTGACGCCCTGTCCAAGCTGCGGCTGAATGACGCTTCGCTGCAGTACGAACCGGAGAACTCCGCGGCCCTGGGGTTCGGTTTCCGCTGCGGCTTCCTGGGTATGTTGCACATGGAGATCGTCCAGGAACGACTGGAGCGGGAATACAACCTGGATCTCATTACCACGGCACCAACGGTGGTCTACGAAGTGCAGACCACCGACGGCGAAGTGCATAACATCAGCAACCCGGCAGCCCTGCCTCCGATTCACGAGATCGAGGAGATCCGCGAACCGATCATCCTCGCCAGCATCCTGGTGCCCCAGGACTACGTGGGCAACGTCATCGCCCTGTGCGAAGAGAAACGCGGCAAACAGCGGGATATGCAGTTCGTGGGCAACCAGATCTCCCTCACCTATGAACTGCCCCTGAGTGAGGTGGTGCTGGACTTTTTCGACCGGCTGAAGTCGGCCAGCCGCGGCTTTGCCTCCTTCGACTACGACCTGGCGCGTTTCCAGCCGGAGAACCTGGTGCGCCTGGACGTGCTCATCAACGGCGACCGGGTAGACGCACTGGCCTTGATCGTCCACCGGGACCACGCCCATCGCCGCGGCCGGGAACTCACCGACCGGCTGCGCGAACTGATTCCGCGGCAGATGTTCGAGGTGGCGATACAGGCCGCCGTGGGCAACCATATCGTGGCCCGATCCACGGTAAAGGCGATGCGCAAGAACGTGACCGCCAAGTGCTACGGCGGTGACATCACGCGTAAACGCAAACTGCTTGAGAAGCAGAAGGCGGGCAAAAAGCGCATGAAGCAGGTGGGCAAGGTGGAGATTCCCCAGGAGGCCTTCCTGTCCGTGCTGCAGGTCAACAACAACGACTAG
- the lepB gene encoding signal peptidase I, whose product MFLDFEFLLVLLTLVTAITVAWAAFRRRRLRKAGKPLPEKDNWWVDLCRSLFPVILIVLVIRSFVVEPFRIPSGSMIPTLLAGDFILVNKFSYDVRLPVLNRSVIPTGQPERGDLAVFKYPVNPAQDFIKRVVGLPGDHVVYSDGDLYINGDRIEQREEGAYNEPQAPRATVFSETIGDREYRTLRHPRGTWCTDYASAPDGYEVPEGHYFTIGDNRDRSSDSRCWGPVSEDLLVGRAFLIWMSWDTYENRINWSRIGDRID is encoded by the coding sequence ATGTTCCTGGATTTCGAGTTCCTGCTGGTCCTGCTGACCCTGGTCACTGCCATTACGGTGGCGTGGGCGGCGTTTCGCCGTCGCCGGCTGAGAAAGGCAGGCAAACCATTGCCAGAGAAGGACAACTGGTGGGTGGACCTGTGTCGTTCCCTCTTCCCTGTGATCCTGATCGTGCTGGTCATTCGCTCGTTCGTGGTGGAACCTTTCCGGATTCCATCGGGTTCCATGATCCCGACCCTGCTGGCGGGGGATTTCATCCTGGTGAACAAGTTCTCCTATGATGTGCGTCTGCCGGTGCTCAATCGCAGCGTCATCCCCACCGGCCAGCCGGAGCGGGGTGACCTCGCCGTATTCAAGTACCCGGTGAATCCGGCCCAGGATTTCATCAAGCGCGTGGTCGGGCTGCCAGGAGATCATGTGGTCTACAGTGACGGCGATCTCTACATCAACGGTGACCGGATCGAGCAGCGCGAGGAGGGAGCCTACAATGAACCACAGGCGCCCCGGGCGACGGTATTCAGCGAAACCATCGGTGATCGCGAATACCGTACGCTACGCCATCCCCGTGGCACCTGGTGTACCGATTATGCGTCGGCACCGGATGGTTACGAAGTCCCGGAAGGGCACTACTTCACCATCGGTGACAACCGCGACAGAAGCAGCGACAGCCGCTGCTGGGGGCCCGTCAGCGAGGACTTGCTGGTGGGACGGGCATTTCTCATCTGGATGAGCTGGGATACCTATGAAAACCGCATCAACTGGAGTCGGATCGGTGATCGGATCGACTAG
- a CDS encoding DUF4845 domain-containing protein — MIGSTSRTSLGPRRQGGLTLVGWVLLLVVAAFVALLGLRTVPVYLESMTVSSVVRDVARNPELRGATPREVRSALNRRMQVNNVESVSDDDLEIERSGDSVRIVLAYERRFPLIANLDGIASFREEAMIEP, encoded by the coding sequence GTGATCGGATCGACTAGCCGGACCAGCCTCGGCCCTCGCCGACAGGGCGGGTTGACCCTGGTGGGGTGGGTGCTGCTGCTGGTCGTGGCGGCGTTCGTTGCGCTGCTGGGTCTTCGCACGGTGCCGGTGTATCTGGAGTCCATGACAGTGAGCTCTGTGGTACGAGACGTAGCGCGCAACCCGGAGCTTCGTGGCGCGACTCCCCGAGAGGTGCGCTCAGCGTTGAACCGGCGCATGCAGGTCAACAATGTGGAGTCTGTGAGCGATGATGATCTGGAAATCGAGCGCTCGGGTGACTCCGTACGCATCGTGCTGGCCTACGAGAGGCGCTTTCCGCTGATCGCGAATCTGGATGGCATCGCCAGTTTCCGCGAGGAGGCGATGATCGAACCGTGA
- the rnc gene encoding ribonuclease III, producing the protein MTDSLDNLAERLAYRFNDRALLDEAVTHRSVSERNNERLEFLGDSILNFVIADELFHRQPRESEGALSRLRASLVNRETLAAIARQLDLGGHLRLGSGERKSGGRRRDSILSDALEGVLGAVYLDGGFDACRTLIVRLFAERLEHLPDAADLKDPKTRLQEYLQSARLDLPSYHVLEVAGKAHDQLFRVECRIRGIDQVTVGEAGSRRRAEQRGAEAMLNLLQPANRGER; encoded by the coding sequence GTGACGGATTCCCTCGACAATCTGGCAGAGCGACTGGCGTACCGCTTCAACGACCGCGCACTGCTGGACGAGGCGGTCACACACAGGAGTGTCAGTGAGCGGAACAACGAACGCCTGGAATTCCTCGGTGACAGTATCCTGAACTTCGTGATTGCCGATGAGCTCTTCCATCGTCAACCGCGGGAGTCGGAAGGGGCGCTTAGCCGGTTGCGGGCCAGCCTGGTCAATCGCGAGACCCTGGCTGCCATCGCACGGCAGCTCGATCTCGGGGGCCACCTACGCCTGGGCAGCGGTGAGCGCAAGAGTGGTGGTCGCCGCCGCGATTCCATTCTGTCGGATGCCCTGGAAGGCGTGCTTGGCGCCGTCTATCTCGACGGCGGTTTCGACGCCTGCCGCACCCTGATCGTGCGGCTGTTTGCCGAACGGCTGGAGCACCTGCCGGATGCCGCGGACCTCAAGGATCCAAAAACCCGGCTGCAGGAGTACCTGCAGTCGGCCCGCCTGGATCTGCCCTCGTACCACGTCCTGGAAGTCGCAGGTAAGGCGCATGACCAGCTGTTTCGCGTGGAGTGCCGCATCCGGGGGATCGATCAGGTGACCGTGGGCGAGGCCGGCAGCCGCCGCCGCGCCGAGCAGCGCGGTGCCGAGGCCATGTTGAATCTGTTGCAACCCGCCAATCGGGGAGAACGCTGA
- the era gene encoding GTPase Era, producing MDAPTEGRGSQRCGYVGLVGRPNVGKSTLLNRLLGMKLSIVSRRPQTTRNRLIGVQTRGDTQFVYVDTPGLHGEQKKALNRYLNRSAVTALGDVDVVVMVVEPERWTDDDELVLKHLRRAGRPVVAVVNKVDLIPQKDRLLPFLEKLSQRFEFEEIVPLSASKGHNVEPLEEILRRFLPEAPFLFPEDQVTDRSERFLVAELIREQLMRTLGQEVPYSTTVEVEAFEDEDGRSRIAAVIWVERDGQKAIVIGKGGQQLKRIGQQARAQIQDLLERRVHLDLWVKIRDGWADDERAMKSLGYDD from the coding sequence ATGGACGCGCCGACGGAGGGGCGGGGCAGCCAGCGCTGCGGCTATGTCGGGCTTGTGGGCAGGCCGAACGTGGGCAAGTCCACGCTGCTCAACCGTCTTCTCGGCATGAAGCTGAGCATCGTCTCGCGACGCCCGCAGACCACCCGGAATCGCCTGATCGGCGTACAGACCCGGGGCGATACGCAGTTCGTTTATGTGGATACCCCGGGCCTTCACGGTGAGCAGAAGAAAGCGCTCAACCGCTATCTGAACCGCTCCGCTGTCACCGCCCTGGGAGATGTGGACGTGGTCGTGATGGTGGTGGAACCGGAGCGCTGGACCGATGACGATGAGTTGGTTCTCAAGCATTTGCGCCGGGCGGGGCGCCCGGTGGTCGCGGTGGTCAACAAGGTGGACCTGATTCCGCAGAAAGACCGCCTACTGCCGTTTCTCGAAAAGTTATCGCAACGCTTTGAGTTTGAAGAAATCGTCCCACTGTCTGCCAGCAAGGGACACAACGTGGAGCCGTTGGAGGAGATCCTGCGACGCTTCTTGCCGGAGGCTCCGTTCCTGTTCCCGGAAGACCAGGTGACGGACCGCAGCGAGCGGTTCCTGGTGGCCGAACTGATTCGCGAGCAGCTGATGCGCACCCTGGGTCAGGAGGTTCCGTATTCCACCACCGTGGAAGTCGAGGCGTTCGAGGACGAAGACGGGCGCAGCCGGATCGCCGCGGTGATCTGGGTGGAGCGCGACGGCCAGAAGGCCATTGTCATCGGCAAGGGGGGCCAACAGCTGAAACGCATCGGTCAGCAGGCCCGCGCCCAGATTCAGGACCTTCTCGAGCGCCGCGTGCACCTGGACCTCTGGGTCAAGATCCGCGACGGCTGGGCGGATGACGAGCGTGCCATGAAGAGCCTGGGTTACGACGACTGA
- the recO gene encoding DNA repair protein RecO: MSNTHPVAAWVVHRRPFRDTSLLLELLTREHGRIGAVARGARGQRSRWRGVLEPLQPVLVDWRGRGELATLVFAEAGGRPLRFLGTRLAAAFYLSELVLRLLHREDPAPDVFDAYGGALHDLATTGAAEDVPLRLFEKRLLDALGYGLLLDATADSGEPVTATGTYRYELEYGPVPAAPGGSGLLVSGATLLALAGEQLEGEAQRGEAQRLLRAALRLYIGERPLQSRALYLSLRRGTKDSGS, from the coding sequence ATGAGCAATACCCATCCGGTGGCGGCCTGGGTGGTTCACCGGCGGCCGTTCCGGGACACCAGCCTACTGCTGGAACTGCTGACCCGGGAGCACGGGCGCATCGGCGCCGTTGCTCGCGGTGCCCGGGGGCAGCGATCGCGCTGGCGCGGCGTGCTGGAGCCCTTGCAGCCCGTGCTGGTGGACTGGCGGGGTCGGGGAGAGCTGGCCACGTTGGTGTTCGCCGAGGCCGGCGGGCGTCCCTTGCGGTTTCTCGGAACGCGCCTCGCGGCCGCCTTCTACCTCAGCGAGCTGGTGTTGCGGCTGCTGCATAGGGAGGATCCGGCGCCGGACGTTTTCGACGCCTATGGCGGCGCCCTGCATGACCTGGCGACCACCGGTGCGGCAGAGGACGTGCCGTTGCGGCTGTTCGAGAAGCGGCTCCTGGACGCCCTGGGTTACGGACTGCTGCTGGACGCCACCGCCGACAGTGGCGAGCCGGTCACGGCAACAGGAACCTACCGCTACGAGCTCGAGTACGGTCCCGTCCCGGCGGCGCCGGGAGGTAGCGGCCTGCTCGTCAGCGGTGCAACGCTGCTGGCCCTGGCCGGGGAGCAACTGGAGGGTGAAGCCCAGCGCGGCGAGGCGCAGCGGCTGCTGCGGGCGGCACTGCGGCTGTACATCGGCGAGCGACCGTTGCAGAGTCGGGCGCTCTATCTCAGTCTTCGACGCGGTACCAAGGACTCTGGATCATGA
- the pdxJ gene encoding pyridoxine 5'-phosphate synthase, whose translation MTHPRYPGVLLGVNIDHVATLRQARGTRYPDPVQAALLAEQGGADGITLHLREDRRHIQEHDLERLAPALQTRINLEMAVTEEMLAIAERVRPAFCCLVPEKREELTTEGGLDVAGQPARLQEACERLARAGIQVSLFIDPEAHQIMAARAAGAPFVELHTGAYADAATEAARADELDRIHKGVALGVEQGLTVNAGHGLHYHNTEAIAAIPGVHELNIGHGIVARAVFSGLEQAVRDMKALIRGAAP comes from the coding sequence ATGACCCATCCCCGCTATCCCGGCGTATTGCTGGGCGTCAACATCGACCATGTCGCGACGCTGCGCCAGGCCCGCGGCACCCGCTACCCGGATCCGGTGCAGGCCGCGCTCCTGGCCGAGCAGGGTGGAGCGGACGGTATCACCCTGCATTTGCGCGAGGACCGGCGACACATCCAGGAGCACGACCTGGAGCGCCTGGCCCCGGCGCTGCAGACTCGGATCAACCTGGAAATGGCGGTGACGGAGGAAATGCTTGCCATCGCCGAACGGGTGCGCCCCGCCTTCTGTTGCCTGGTGCCGGAGAAGCGCGAGGAGCTCACCACGGAAGGCGGACTGGACGTGGCCGGGCAGCCCGCGAGGCTACAGGAGGCTTGCGAGCGTCTGGCGCGGGCCGGTATCCAGGTATCCCTGTTCATCGACCCTGAGGCGCACCAGATCATGGCGGCGCGCGCCGCGGGGGCGCCGTTTGTCGAGCTGCATACCGGTGCCTACGCCGATGCGGCCACGGAAGCCGCCCGAGCGGATGAGCTGGACCGCATCCACAAGGGGGTGGCCCTGGGTGTGGAGCAGGGGCTCACCGTCAACGCCGGCCACGGACTGCACTATCACAACACCGAGGCCATCGCTGCCATCCCGGGCGTTCATGAGCTCAATATCGGCCACGGTATCGTCGCCCGGGCAGTGTTCAGCGGCCTGGAGCAGGCCGTGCGCGACATGAAGGCGCTGATTCGCGGGGCCGCACCGTGA
- the acpS gene encoding holo-ACP synthase gives MSVVGVGTDLVQVERVRRVLERHGERFACRVLDQPEMQRWRTHADPGSYLARRWAVKEAAAKALGTGIGGSLGFHDLHVASTAAGAPQLEVTGRGAETARLLGVTRWHVSLSDDGGFALAFVLAEGAPATG, from the coding sequence GTGAGCGTCGTTGGCGTGGGCACGGACCTGGTTCAGGTGGAACGCGTGCGCCGCGTGCTGGAGCGTCATGGCGAGCGTTTCGCCTGTCGTGTGCTCGATCAGCCGGAAATGCAGCGCTGGCGCACGCATGCGGACCCGGGGAGCTATCTGGCGCGGCGCTGGGCGGTCAAGGAGGCGGCGGCGAAGGCCCTGGGCACGGGCATTGGCGGATCTCTCGGCTTCCACGACCTGCACGTCGCGAGTACGGCCGCGGGTGCCCCGCAACTGGAAGTCACTGGTCGGGGTGCCGAAACTGCTCGTCTGCTCGGCGTGACACGCTGGCATGTCAGCCTCAGCGACGACGGCGGCTTCGCCCTGGCCTTCGTGCTCGCGGAAGGCGCCCCGGCCACCGGGTAA
- a CDS encoding ATP-binding protein: MRWGLGSRIFLLAVLGPVLTTTVLIGYLFHSRGQDIRVQTLERGESVARQLAPALTEPLARGEHELLAHVIDAARVDPVIARVTLQRPDGSVLLERGPSAAAHQGVLVRLASWVVGLHRAPDFRVPVLPARAPVLDPLLVQQGVTPLGWVRVEVDASPYLHREAGMVLQALAVLALVMVISLLLGYWARRTVTRPIETLTDTVRRLGAGDLRARVQLLAGGEVGTLARAINRMAIRQERNDKDLNDQIEQATRELRETLEAVEIQNVELDIARKRALEGSKVKSEFLANMSHEIRTPINGILGFADLLSHSRLDEEQQDYVGTIRESCTNLLALVNDILDFSKIEAGKLVIDNVAFDMRDCIEEVLSLMAPTAYGKSLELAQIIYQDVPVRLFGDPIRIRQVLTNLVHNAIKFTPEGRVVVRVMLDADDDDSEHARIRVAVSDSGIGMKPDEQQRLFQAFSQADTSITRRFGGAGLGLIISKKLVEQMGGDIGLDSEPQVGSTFWFTLDCLKQRRVEPDDRVGTQGNPLGGRRILLHDTSTLSRLAVRHVIEGWGAHVHEVEQPSAMESRELLSQRWDAVLIGLSREELNRRYFRDLIPAARAIGAPVLVLASTVDRNELRSLYQQGAHSSLPKAVRRQTLYRELYRVLDGGAPARDRLQETPAPLVPAATENTENAGYDDCPVLVVDDNAINRKLVATILRRHGVPVTEGEDGRQAVDLCERHEFALVFLDIHMPNLSGEAAYQSIRDHLRAHDTRLPRIVALTANALGGERERLLRLGMDECLIKPVTETQIMRQVRHVADRPGDAAREPESDEAAHRALGGQLQAMLADELPDHRRRIRQAYRRGELETLRDHVHKVNGAASVCGAEELQQACAALEQVVVDNRRVDIPAGVERVVAAINALLASQPQDP; encoded by the coding sequence ATGCGCTGGGGACTTGGCTCCCGCATTTTCCTGCTGGCCGTACTGGGACCGGTGCTGACCACGACGGTGCTGATCGGGTATCTGTTCCATAGTCGCGGACAGGATATCCGGGTGCAGACCCTGGAGCGTGGCGAGTCGGTGGCACGTCAGCTGGCGCCGGCACTGACGGAGCCGCTGGCCCGGGGTGAGCACGAACTTCTCGCCCACGTCATCGACGCGGCGCGTGTGGATCCGGTCATCGCCCGGGTCACGCTGCAGCGCCCCGACGGCAGCGTGCTGCTGGAGCGCGGGCCATCAGCGGCCGCGCATCAGGGCGTCCTGGTGCGCCTGGCAAGCTGGGTGGTTGGCCTTCACCGGGCCCCGGATTTCCGGGTTCCCGTGCTCCCCGCGCGGGCTCCGGTACTGGATCCGTTGCTGGTTCAGCAGGGTGTCACCCCCCTTGGCTGGGTCCGGGTGGAAGTGGACGCCTCGCCCTATCTGCACCGGGAAGCCGGCATGGTCCTGCAGGCTTTGGCGGTGCTGGCCCTGGTCATGGTCATCAGCCTGCTGTTGGGCTACTGGGCGCGTCGCACCGTCACCCGCCCCATCGAGACCCTCACCGATACGGTGCGCCGCCTGGGCGCCGGTGATCTGCGTGCTCGCGTCCAGCTGCTGGCCGGTGGCGAGGTGGGCACCCTGGCGCGGGCGATCAACCGCATGGCGATCCGCCAGGAGCGCAACGACAAGGATCTCAACGACCAGATCGAACAGGCCACCCGGGAACTGCGCGAGACCCTGGAGGCTGTGGAAATCCAGAACGTCGAGCTGGACATCGCCCGCAAGCGGGCCCTGGAAGGCAGCAAGGTGAAATCCGAGTTCCTGGCCAACATGAGCCACGAGATCCGCACCCCCATCAACGGCATTCTCGGCTTTGCCGACCTACTCTCCCACTCCCGGCTGGATGAGGAACAGCAGGACTACGTGGGCACCATCCGCGAGTCGTGCACCAACCTCCTGGCCCTGGTCAATGACATCCTTGATTTCTCCAAGATCGAGGCCGGCAAGCTGGTCATCGACAACGTCGCCTTCGACATGCGTGACTGCATCGAGGAGGTACTCTCGCTGATGGCGCCCACGGCCTACGGCAAGAGCCTGGAACTGGCCCAGATCATCTACCAGGATGTGCCGGTGCGTCTGTTCGGTGATCCTATTCGCATTCGCCAGGTGCTCACCAACCTGGTTCACAACGCCATCAAGTTCACGCCTGAGGGCCGAGTCGTCGTGCGGGTGATGCTCGACGCGGACGACGATGACTCGGAGCACGCCCGGATTCGTGTTGCAGTATCGGACAGCGGAATCGGCATGAAGCCGGACGAACAACAGCGCCTGTTCCAGGCGTTCAGCCAGGCGGACACGTCCATCACCCGCCGGTTCGGCGGGGCCGGACTCGGGCTCATCATCTCCAAAAAGCTGGTGGAGCAGATGGGCGGGGACATCGGCCTGGACAGCGAACCCCAGGTGGGCTCCACGTTCTGGTTCACCCTGGACTGTCTCAAGCAGCGCCGGGTCGAACCCGACGACCGCGTGGGCACTCAGGGCAATCCCCTGGGCGGTCGCCGGATCCTGCTGCACGACACGTCCACGCTCAGTCGTCTTGCCGTGCGGCATGTCATTGAAGGCTGGGGCGCGCACGTCCATGAAGTAGAGCAGCCGTCGGCGATGGAGAGCCGCGAGCTTCTCTCCCAGCGCTGGGACGCGGTATTGATCGGTCTCTCCAGGGAGGAACTCAACCGGCGTTATTTCCGCGATCTCATTCCTGCGGCGCGAGCCATCGGTGCCCCAGTGCTGGTGCTGGCCAGCACAGTGGACCGCAACGAACTACGCAGTCTGTACCAGCAGGGGGCCCATTCCTCTCTGCCCAAGGCGGTACGCCGACAGACGCTCTACCGGGAGCTCTATCGCGTGCTCGATGGGGGCGCGCCGGCCCGTGACCGGCTCCAGGAGACGCCGGCCCCACTGGTTCCGGCAGCAACGGAGAATACAGAGAACGCAGGCTACGACGACTGCCCCGTGCTGGTGGTGGACGACAACGCGATCAACCGCAAACTCGTCGCGACCATCCTGCGGCGCCACGGCGTGCCGGTCACCGAGGGCGAAGACGGTCGCCAGGCCGTGGACCTGTGCGAGCGTCACGAGTTTGCCCTGGTTTTCCTTGATATCCACATGCCGAACCTCAGTGGGGAGGCGGCTTATCAGTCCATTCGCGACCATCTGCGTGCCCACGATACCCGGCTACCACGGATCGTTGCTCTGACGGCCAACGCCCTCGGTGGCGAGCGCGAACGGCTGCTGCGGTTGGGTATGGACGAGTGCCTGATCAAGCCCGTCACCGAAACGCAGATCATGCGCCAGGTGCGGCACGTTGCGGACCGCCCGGGGGATGCCGCCAGGGAGCCGGAATCGGACGAAGCCGCGCATCGTGCTCTGGGTGGACAACTGCAGGCGATGCTCGCCGATGAACTGCCGGACCACCGCAGGCGAATCCGCCAGGCGTATCGCCGCGGCGAGCTGGAAACGCTTCGGGACCACGTGCACAAGGTCAACGGTGCCGCCAGCGTCTGTGGCGCGGAGGAGTTACAACAGGCATGTGCTGCGCTGGAGCAGGTGGTGGTGGACAACCGGCGGGTGGACATCCCGGCCGGCGTGGAGCGGGTGGTGGCCGCCATCAACGCGCTGCTTGCCAGTCAACCCCAGGATCCGTGA